A part of Citrifermentans bremense genomic DNA contains:
- a CDS encoding thiolase family protein, whose protein sequence is MSDVYVIESLRTPLGSFGGAFSDVEAPRLAATVITGILERTGLSADAIDEVIVGQVLSGGSGQAPARQAMRYAGLPDSVPALTINKVCGSGLKAIMLGAGSIKLGDAHVVLAGGMENMSLAPYALSKGRYGYRMGNGEMLDLLVHDGLTDPYSGKHMGSIAEQSVESNKLDRTLQDNFALSSYQKAQAALRDGVFNDEIVPVVKKTRQGEVVVREDEEPNKVDFKKLPELRPAFQKDGTITAANASTINDGAAIALLASGEAVAKYGLKPKVRLVAYATNSVHPDQFAEAPVGAISKVCAKAGISIEDIDLFEINEAFAAVPLIACQRLRIDPERVNVNGGAVALGHPLGASGARITATLVRELHQRKLRYGLATLCIGGGEAVAVILERV, encoded by the coding sequence ATGTCAGATGTCTATGTCATCGAATCACTGCGTACCCCGTTGGGCTCCTTCGGCGGAGCGTTCAGCGATGTAGAGGCGCCGCGTCTTGCCGCCACCGTCATCACCGGCATCCTGGAGCGCACCGGGCTTTCCGCTGACGCCATAGACGAGGTGATCGTCGGCCAGGTCCTCTCCGGCGGCTCCGGCCAGGCTCCCGCGCGTCAGGCCATGCGCTACGCAGGGCTCCCCGACTCGGTCCCCGCCCTCACCATCAACAAGGTCTGCGGCTCCGGGCTCAAAGCGATCATGCTCGGCGCCGGTTCCATCAAGCTTGGCGACGCCCACGTGGTGCTGGCCGGCGGCATGGAGAACATGTCGCTTGCCCCCTACGCGCTCAGCAAGGGTCGCTACGGCTACCGCATGGGCAACGGGGAGATGCTCGACCTGCTGGTCCACGACGGCCTGACCGACCCCTACAGCGGCAAGCACATGGGGTCGATCGCCGAGCAGAGCGTCGAATCCAACAAGCTGGACCGCACCCTCCAGGACAACTTCGCGCTCTCCTCCTACCAGAAGGCGCAGGCGGCGCTCAGGGACGGCGTCTTCAACGACGAGATCGTCCCGGTGGTGAAGAAGACGCGCCAGGGTGAGGTGGTCGTCCGCGAGGACGAGGAGCCCAACAAGGTCGACTTCAAGAAACTCCCTGAGCTGCGTCCGGCCTTCCAGAAAGACGGCACCATCACCGCGGCGAACGCCTCGACCATCAACGACGGCGCAGCCATAGCGCTGTTGGCCAGCGGCGAGGCCGTTGCGAAATACGGGCTGAAGCCGAAAGTGCGCCTCGTGGCCTACGCCACCAACAGCGTCCATCCCGACCAGTTCGCCGAAGCCCCGGTGGGCGCCATCTCCAAGGTCTGCGCCAAGGCGGGGATCAGCATCGAAGACATCGATCTCTTCGAGATCAACGAGGCCTTCGCCGCCGTTCCTCTCATCGCCTGCCAGCGGCTGCGCATCGATCCTGAGCGCGTCAACGTCAACGGCGGCGCGGTGGCGCTCGGCCACCCGCTGGGCGCAAGCGGCGCGCGCATCACCGCCACCTTGGTGCGGGAACTTCATCAACGCAAACTGCGCTACGGACTCGCCACGCTCTGCATCGGCGGCGGCGAGGCGGTGGCGGTAATCCTGGAACGGGTTTAG
- a CDS encoding amidohydrolase family protein: MKLLTLPGVEQGSAPAQAAGFIDVHLHCFTGSAWAQQVLEQSAELRRQGFSHVVAIGMVNTRLSYDEVRTLIPGWVENRGNPQYHELDELLEHARRSEGFIIPLVDTRYLWGDVASTLSGYLEQGVRGIKGIWLTDNNDIGVKGVPETFGITSEEYRRREWEIFSYAQENDLPLLYHMDAREHADTMAAMMQDFPRVRVNFPHFGIGRKPFSKILDDHPGVYTDMANLISHLRKNPESYRDFIIHYQDQVCLGSDAFLYDMGSIVQYLEALRGLGLPEEVLHKVCSVNPRAFLGKALP; the protein is encoded by the coding sequence ATGAAGCTTTTGACCTTACCGGGAGTTGAACAGGGGAGCGCTCCGGCCCAGGCGGCCGGCTTCATCGACGTGCATCTGCACTGCTTCACTGGAAGCGCCTGGGCGCAGCAGGTGCTGGAACAGAGCGCAGAGCTGCGCCGGCAGGGGTTCTCCCACGTCGTCGCCATCGGCATGGTAAACACCCGCCTGAGCTATGACGAGGTTCGGACCCTGATCCCCGGCTGGGTCGAGAACCGGGGCAACCCCCAGTACCACGAGTTGGACGAGCTCTTGGAGCACGCCCGCCGCTCCGAGGGCTTCATCATCCCGCTGGTCGACACCCGTTACCTTTGGGGTGACGTCGCCAGCACCCTGAGCGGCTACCTGGAGCAGGGGGTGCGCGGCATCAAAGGGATCTGGCTCACCGACAACAACGATATCGGGGTGAAAGGGGTCCCGGAGACCTTCGGCATCACTTCCGAGGAATACCGGCGGCGGGAGTGGGAGATTTTCTCCTACGCGCAGGAAAACGACCTGCCTCTTCTCTACCACATGGACGCCCGGGAGCATGCCGACACCATGGCCGCCATGATGCAGGACTTCCCCCGGGTGCGGGTGAACTTCCCGCACTTCGGCATCGGGCGCAAGCCGTTCAGCAAGATCCTCGACGACCACCCCGGGGTCTACACCGACATGGCGAACCTCATCTCCCACCTGAGAAAGAACCCGGAGAGCTACCGGGATTTCATCATCCACTACCAGGATCAAGTCTGCCTGGGAAGCGACGCCTTCCTGTACGACATGGGCTCCATCGTCCAGTACCTGGAGGCCCTGCGCGGGCTCGGGCTCCCCGAAGAGGTGCTGCACAAGGTCTGCAGCGTCAACCCCAGGGCCTTTCTCGGCAAAGCGCTGCCATAA
- a CDS encoding class I SAM-dependent methyltransferase — MPAHEPITTAAVAGHYRSPDLESRVFAALVAAGKNPDQLRPEDLAAIDEFHVRGAAATQELAAALDPAPGLLVLDLGCGLGGASRYLARLLDCHVIGVDQSSDYCHAARKLSEHLGMSDRVAYLQADALKLPFADAAFDLVWIQHLSMNIEDKPGLYREIRRVLKPGGRLACYEILSGPGGEVHFPVPWARDPSASFLASQDELRRLLAEEGFQTLFWQDVTKDGLDWFRRRQQKSREGRDNPFGLHLLLGEGFPKMAGNQLRNLEEGRITLVEAVFQAPGEN, encoded by the coding sequence ATGCCCGCACACGAGCCGATCACAACTGCAGCCGTCGCCGGCCACTACCGATCCCCGGACCTGGAATCGCGCGTGTTTGCGGCGCTGGTCGCGGCGGGGAAGAACCCGGACCAGTTGAGGCCGGAAGATCTCGCCGCGATCGACGAATTCCACGTGCGGGGGGCGGCTGCCACCCAGGAGCTCGCCGCGGCGCTCGATCCCGCGCCGGGACTGCTGGTTTTGGACCTCGGCTGCGGGCTGGGAGGCGCGTCGCGCTACCTGGCGCGTCTTCTGGACTGCCACGTCATCGGCGTTGACCAAAGCTCCGATTACTGCCACGCGGCGAGGAAGCTCTCCGAGCACCTTGGCATGAGTGACAGGGTCGCCTACCTCCAGGCCGACGCGCTGAAGCTCCCTTTTGCCGACGCCGCCTTCGACCTGGTCTGGATCCAGCACCTGTCCATGAACATCGAGGACAAGCCAGGGCTCTACCGCGAGATCCGGCGCGTGCTGAAACCTGGCGGCAGGCTCGCCTGCTACGAGATCCTCTCGGGGCCGGGAGGGGAAGTCCATTTTCCGGTGCCGTGGGCAAGGGACCCGTCGGCGAGCTTCCTGGCAAGCCAGGATGAGCTGCGCCGCCTCCTCGCCGAGGAAGGATTCCAGACATTGTTCTGGCAGGACGTGACCAAAGACGGGCTCGACTGGTTTCGCCGCAGACAGCAGAAGAGCCGCGAGGGACGGGACAACCCCTTCGGGCTGCACCTGCTTCTTGGCGAGGGATTTCCGAAGATGGCCGGAAACCAGCTCCGCAACCTGGAAGAGGGGAGGATCACCCTGGTAGAGGCCGTATTCCAGGCGCCAGGAGAGAATTGA
- a CDS encoding heterodisulfide reductase-related iron-sulfur binding cluster: protein MEATRELYWNIGHGAAVLVPMYLVTFAALGLLAYYGSRRLAIYRQGKPVDRTDNRAERVKMLLQNVLLQSKVLRVKAPGFAHGFFFWSFALLFIGTALVALQADGTDLLFHIRFLTGSFYKLFSLVLDLAGLAATLMLAGFAVRRYLVRPAGLESSRDDAIMHGLLFAILITGFLIEGARMAATELVYQPELAYWSPVGLLVANLLPGLSEQGLRSLHVALWWLHFALVAGFICSIPFTKFRHIFTTSANYFLAPLGPKGALVTLDMEGDAESFGAAKLGDLTWKDIFDTDACTKCKRCQDRCPAHGTDKPLSPMKVIDQVGEIARGEAEDNLVETLGKDAVWSCTTCRACQEICPAAVEHVNKVVDVRRNLVLMEGEFPGEEVTTAMGNVEVNGNPLGLAFASRGDWAQDLPVSLMSDCADVDILYFVGCYASFDKRNIKVATAFVKLCAAAGIKVGILGKEEKCCGEPMRKMGNEYLYQTLAAENIAMIKEYGVKKVVTACPHCFNTLSKDYRDLGFDVETEHYTTFLNRLIKEGLLKLTPGTFECTYHDSCYLGRYNDTYEAPRELVQAAGGTIREMDRSQAESFCCGAGGGRIMAEEKLGSRISVKRSQMASATGAGMLVSNCPFCLTMFEDGIKGAELDGLLVPRDIAEILVEKVVSSVGHPTTKSIAHGCNG from the coding sequence ATGGAAGCTACGCGCGAACTTTATTGGAACATAGGCCACGGGGCGGCGGTGCTGGTCCCGATGTACCTGGTCACCTTCGCGGCCCTGGGGCTGCTCGCCTACTACGGCAGCCGGCGCCTCGCCATCTACCGCCAGGGCAAGCCGGTGGACAGGACCGACAACCGCGCCGAGCGCGTAAAGATGCTCTTGCAAAACGTCCTGCTGCAGTCAAAGGTGCTTAGGGTCAAGGCCCCCGGCTTCGCCCACGGCTTCTTCTTCTGGTCCTTTGCGCTCCTCTTCATCGGGACCGCCCTGGTGGCGCTGCAGGCCGACGGCACCGATCTCCTCTTCCATATCCGCTTCCTCACCGGCAGCTTCTACAAGCTCTTCTCGCTGGTCCTGGACCTGGCGGGCCTTGCCGCCACCTTGATGCTGGCCGGGTTCGCGGTGCGCCGCTATCTGGTGCGCCCCGCAGGCCTTGAGAGCAGCCGCGACGACGCCATCATGCACGGCCTTCTTTTCGCCATCCTTATCACCGGCTTTCTCATCGAGGGTGCGCGCATGGCGGCCACCGAGCTCGTCTACCAGCCCGAGCTCGCCTACTGGTCCCCGGTGGGACTCCTGGTGGCGAACCTGCTTCCGGGGCTTTCCGAGCAGGGGCTCCGTTCGCTGCATGTGGCGCTTTGGTGGCTGCACTTCGCCCTGGTCGCCGGCTTCATCTGCTCCATCCCCTTCACCAAGTTCCGCCACATCTTCACCACCTCGGCCAACTACTTCCTTGCGCCGCTGGGTCCCAAGGGGGCGCTGGTGACGCTGGACATGGAAGGGGACGCGGAGAGCTTCGGCGCCGCCAAGCTCGGCGATCTCACCTGGAAGGACATCTTCGACACCGACGCCTGCACCAAGTGCAAGCGCTGCCAGGACCGCTGCCCGGCCCACGGCACCGACAAGCCGCTTTCGCCGATGAAGGTCATCGACCAGGTAGGGGAGATCGCACGAGGGGAAGCCGAAGACAACCTGGTCGAGACGCTCGGAAAAGACGCCGTCTGGTCCTGCACAACCTGCCGCGCCTGCCAGGAGATCTGTCCCGCCGCGGTGGAGCATGTGAACAAGGTGGTCGACGTCCGGCGCAACCTGGTCCTCATGGAGGGGGAATTCCCCGGTGAGGAGGTAACCACCGCCATGGGCAACGTCGAGGTCAACGGCAATCCCTTGGGGCTCGCCTTCGCTTCCCGCGGCGATTGGGCGCAGGACCTGCCGGTCTCGCTTATGTCCGACTGTGCCGATGTCGACATACTCTACTTCGTCGGCTGCTACGCCTCCTTCGACAAAAGGAACATCAAGGTCGCCACCGCCTTCGTGAAGCTCTGCGCCGCCGCCGGCATCAAGGTCGGCATCCTGGGCAAGGAAGAGAAGTGCTGCGGCGAGCCGATGCGGAAGATGGGTAACGAGTACCTGTACCAGACCCTCGCCGCCGAGAACATCGCCATGATCAAGGAGTACGGGGTGAAGAAGGTGGTCACCGCCTGCCCGCACTGCTTCAACACGCTCAGTAAGGATTACCGGGACCTGGGCTTCGACGTCGAGACTGAGCACTACACCACCTTCCTGAACCGTCTCATCAAGGAGGGGCTGCTGAAGCTGACCCCGGGCACCTTCGAGTGCACCTACCATGATTCCTGCTACCTCGGGCGCTACAACGACACCTATGAGGCTCCCCGCGAGCTGGTTCAGGCGGCCGGAGGCACCATCCGCGAGATGGATCGGAGCCAGGCGGAAAGCTTCTGCTGCGGAGCTGGCGGCGGCCGCATCATGGCCGAAGAAAAGCTTGGGAGCCGCATCAGCGTCAAGCGTTCCCAGATGGCCTCCGCGACCGGCGCCGGCATGCTGGTCTCCAACTGTCCCTTCTGCCTCACCATGTTCGAGGACGGCATCAAGGGAGCCGAGCTGGACGGACTGCTGGTCCCAAGAGACATCGCGGAGATCCTGGTGGAAAAGGTGGTCTCGTCGGTTGGGCATCCAACGACTAAGAGCATTGCACACGGATGTAACGGATAA
- a CDS encoding NADP-dependent malic enzyme, with translation MKKMSDALEYHATGRKGKIEVIATKPCQTAQDLSLAYSPGVAEPCLAIEQNPEDAYKYTAKGNLVAVVSNGTAVLGLGNIGALAGKPVMEGKGVLFKRFADVDVFDIELNSEDPDEIIRACQLLEPTFGGINLEDIKAPECFYIEEELKKTMNIPVFHDDQHGTAIISAAGLINALELVDKKIEDVKIVVNGAGASANACANLAISLGIKLENLIMCDTKGVIYKGRVEGMNKYKERFAADTHLRTLEEAVVGADVLYGLSAKGAFTPEMIRSMAPNPIIFAMANPDPEITPEEAHAVRGDVLIATGRSDYPNQVNNVLGFPFIFRGALDVRATTINEEMKKAAVFALAELAREECPDSVCRAYGDVKFSFGRDYIIPKPFDPRALLRVAPAIAKAAMETGVARQPIADMNKYVEHLESLQGKSKETLRQIINKAKCDPKTVVFPEGENDKVLRAAQMLVEQGIARPILLGNEDKIRCTLKSLDIDLNGGVTIIDPANSEHSESYANELFLLRQRKGLTLSEARRLISRKSRTHFGCMMVRRGHADALLAGVDANYADTIRPALQVIGKQDGLSSVHGLYMMVFKKDIFFLADTTVCIDPDAGELAETAILSAEKAAMLGIDPSVAMLSMSNFGSVRHPQADRVRSAVEIVKQRAPGLDIDGEMQADTAVVSELLQANFPFTTLKKAANVLVFPDLTSGNICYKLLRQLGGADAIGPILMGMNKPVHILQQGDDVMDIVNMAAIAVVDAQNCGKSATAADAPGKKASRPAAFAGAFAGA, from the coding sequence ATGAAGAAGATGTCCGATGCACTGGAATACCATGCCACTGGCCGCAAGGGGAAGATCGAGGTAATCGCCACCAAGCCGTGCCAGACCGCCCAGGACCTGTCGCTCGCCTACTCCCCCGGGGTCGCCGAGCCCTGCCTCGCCATCGAGCAGAACCCCGAGGACGCCTACAAGTACACCGCCAAGGGTAACCTGGTTGCCGTGGTCTCCAACGGCACCGCGGTCCTCGGCCTCGGCAACATCGGCGCGCTCGCGGGCAAGCCGGTCATGGAAGGGAAGGGGGTCCTCTTCAAGCGCTTCGCAGACGTCGACGTCTTCGACATCGAGCTCAACAGCGAGGATCCGGACGAGATCATCAGGGCGTGTCAGCTCCTGGAGCCCACCTTCGGCGGCATCAACCTTGAGGACATCAAGGCGCCGGAGTGCTTCTACATTGAAGAAGAGCTGAAGAAGACCATGAACATCCCGGTTTTCCACGACGACCAGCACGGAACGGCGATCATCTCGGCGGCCGGCCTCATCAACGCATTGGAGCTCGTCGACAAGAAGATAGAGGACGTGAAGATCGTGGTGAACGGCGCCGGCGCCTCGGCTAACGCCTGTGCCAACCTCGCCATCTCCCTGGGCATCAAGCTGGAAAACCTGATCATGTGCGACACCAAGGGGGTCATCTACAAGGGCCGGGTCGAGGGGATGAACAAGTACAAAGAGCGCTTCGCCGCCGATACCCACCTGCGCACGCTGGAAGAGGCGGTGGTCGGAGCCGACGTCTTGTACGGACTCTCGGCCAAAGGCGCCTTCACCCCTGAGATGATCCGCAGCATGGCGCCGAACCCCATCATCTTCGCCATGGCGAACCCCGACCCGGAGATCACCCCGGAAGAGGCGCACGCGGTCCGCGGCGACGTGCTCATCGCAACCGGGCGCTCGGACTACCCGAACCAGGTCAACAACGTGCTGGGTTTCCCCTTCATCTTCCGCGGCGCGCTCGACGTCCGGGCCACCACCATCAACGAGGAGATGAAAAAGGCGGCGGTCTTCGCCCTGGCGGAACTAGCCCGCGAGGAATGCCCTGACTCCGTCTGCCGCGCCTACGGCGACGTCAAGTTCAGCTTCGGCCGCGACTACATCATCCCCAAACCGTTCGATCCCCGGGCCCTTTTGCGGGTCGCCCCGGCAATAGCCAAGGCGGCAATGGAAACGGGCGTCGCGCGCCAGCCCATCGCGGACATGAACAAGTACGTGGAGCACCTGGAGTCGCTGCAGGGAAAATCCAAGGAAACGCTGCGCCAGATCATCAACAAGGCGAAATGCGACCCGAAGACGGTGGTTTTCCCCGAGGGCGAGAACGACAAAGTGCTGCGCGCAGCCCAGATGCTGGTCGAGCAGGGAATCGCGCGCCCCATCCTTCTCGGCAACGAAGACAAGATCCGCTGCACCCTGAAATCGCTCGACATCGACCTGAACGGCGGCGTTACCATCATCGACCCCGCCAACTCGGAGCACTCCGAATCCTACGCCAACGAACTCTTCCTGCTCAGGCAGAGAAAGGGGCTCACCCTCTCCGAGGCCCGCAGGCTCATCAGCCGCAAGTCGCGCACCCATTTCGGCTGCATGATGGTGCGCCGCGGCCACGCGGACGCGCTTTTGGCCGGGGTCGACGCCAACTACGCCGACACCATCCGCCCCGCGCTGCAGGTGATCGGCAAGCAGGATGGACTCTCCAGCGTACACGGCCTCTACATGATGGTCTTCAAGAAGGACATCTTCTTCCTGGCCGACACCACCGTCTGCATCGATCCCGATGCGGGCGAGCTCGCCGAGACGGCGATCCTCTCCGCGGAGAAGGCGGCCATGCTCGGCATCGACCCGAGCGTCGCCATGCTCTCCATGTCCAACTTCGGCTCGGTGCGGCATCCGCAGGCCGACCGGGTGAGAAGCGCCGTTGAGATTGTGAAGCAGAGGGCGCCCGGGCTCGACATCGACGGGGAGATGCAGGCGGACACCGCCGTGGTCTCCGAGCTGCTGCAGGCGAATTTCCCCTTCACCACGCTCAAAAAAGCTGCTAATGTCCTGGTCTTCCCGGACCTCACCTCGGGGAACATCTGCTACAAGCTGCTGCGGCAGTTGGGCGGTGCGGACGCCATCGGACCGATCCTCATGGGGATGAACAAGCCTGTGCATATCCTGCAGCAGGGGGACGACGTCATGGACATCGTCAACATGGCGGCCATCGCCGTCGTGGACGCGCAGAACTGCGGCAAGTCGGCAACAGCGGCCGACGCGCCGGGAAAGAAGGCCAGCCGCCCGGCCGCGTTCGCGGGCGCTTTCGCCGGAGCCTGA
- a CDS encoding 3-hydroxybutyryl-CoA dehydrogenase, with product MIKKVGVLGAGQMGSGIAQVLAQRETEVFLYDIADAQLAKAQAGIAKNLERQVQKGQLDAAAVSQVMGLIRTTRSLNDLAGCDLAIEAVTEKEALKLEIFKKLDETLKPEAILASNTSSIPITRIAAVTGRPDRVIGMHFMNPVPVMKLVEVIRGLATSEETFQAISQLVTRLDKEMAVSADYPGFIVNRILIPMINEAAFALFEGIATVEDIDKAMKLGTNQPMGPLTLADFIGLDTCLAIMEVLYQGFKDPKYRPCPLLAKMVEAGYLGKKSGRGFYNYA from the coding sequence ATGATCAAGAAGGTCGGAGTACTCGGCGCGGGGCAGATGGGAAGCGGTATCGCACAGGTGCTGGCCCAGCGCGAAACTGAGGTTTTCCTTTACGACATAGCCGACGCCCAGCTCGCCAAGGCCCAGGCCGGGATCGCCAAGAACCTGGAGCGCCAGGTGCAGAAGGGGCAGTTGGACGCCGCCGCAGTAAGCCAGGTGATGGGGCTGATCCGCACCACCCGCTCGCTGAACGACCTCGCCGGTTGCGACCTGGCCATCGAGGCGGTCACCGAAAAGGAGGCGCTCAAGCTGGAGATCTTCAAAAAGCTCGACGAGACCCTGAAGCCCGAAGCGATCCTCGCTTCCAACACCTCGTCCATCCCCATCACCCGCATAGCGGCCGTGACCGGTAGACCGGACCGCGTCATCGGCATGCACTTCATGAACCCGGTGCCGGTCATGAAGCTGGTCGAGGTGATCCGCGGCCTCGCCACCAGCGAGGAAACCTTCCAGGCGATCTCGCAGTTGGTGACGCGGCTCGACAAGGAGATGGCGGTCTCCGCCGACTACCCCGGCTTCATCGTGAACCGTATCCTGATCCCGATGATCAACGAGGCGGCCTTTGCCCTCTTCGAGGGGATCGCCACGGTGGAAGACATCGACAAGGCGATGAAGCTCGGTACCAACCAGCCCATGGGGCCGCTCACCCTGGCCGACTTCATCGGCCTCGATACCTGCCTTGCCATAATGGAGGTGCTTTACCAGGGGTTCAAGGATCCCAAGTACCGTCCCTGCCCGCTTCTGGCCAAGATGGTCGAGGCCGGCTACCTGGGGAAAAAGAGCGGCAGAGGTTTCTACAACTACGCATAA
- a CDS encoding enoyl-CoA hydratase/isomerase family protein, with protein MYQDLLLEKNDGVALLKINRPKAMNSLNDAVLDQLLHAFEVLALDREVRVVVITGAGEKAFVAGADIAEMKNYDVQQALAFSRKGQQLMTLIGKIAKPVIAAVNGFALGGGLELMMACDFAYASENTKVGLPEVTLGVMPGFGGTQNLARLIGRSRANELIFSGRLITAAEAKSWGLLCGVFPAENLMTEVLATAGKIAGNSRLGVAHAKDAVKAGLDMSVAEGLGYEAIHFASLFATKDQKEGMTAFIEKRKPAFVGA; from the coding sequence ATGTATCAAGATCTGCTGCTGGAGAAAAACGACGGGGTCGCGCTGCTGAAGATCAACCGTCCCAAGGCGATGAACAGTCTGAACGACGCCGTGCTGGACCAGTTGCTGCACGCCTTCGAGGTGCTCGCCCTGGACCGCGAGGTGCGGGTGGTCGTCATTACCGGTGCTGGCGAGAAGGCCTTCGTCGCCGGGGCCGACATCGCCGAGATGAAGAACTACGACGTGCAGCAGGCGCTTGCCTTTTCCCGCAAGGGGCAGCAACTGATGACGCTGATCGGGAAGATAGCCAAGCCGGTGATCGCCGCCGTCAACGGCTTCGCGCTCGGAGGGGGGCTTGAGCTGATGATGGCCTGCGATTTCGCATACGCCTCCGAGAACACCAAGGTCGGCCTCCCCGAGGTCACCCTGGGGGTCATGCCCGGTTTCGGCGGCACCCAGAACCTGGCGCGACTGATCGGCCGCAGCCGTGCCAACGAGCTGATCTTCTCCGGCAGGCTGATCACCGCCGCCGAAGCGAAGAGCTGGGGGCTTTTGTGCGGCGTGTTCCCGGCCGAGAATCTCATGACCGAGGTCCTGGCGACCGCCGGCAAGATCGCCGGCAACTCCCGCCTGGGAGTCGCCCACGCCAAGGACGCCGTGAAAGCCGGCCTCGACATGAGCGTCGCCGAGGGGCTGGGGTACGAGGCGATACACTTCGCCTCGCTCTTCGCCACAAAGGACCAGAAGGAAGGGATGACGGCCTTCATCGAAAAGAGGAAACCGGCCTTCGTGGGTGCATAA
- a CDS encoding enoyl-CoA hydratase-related protein, protein MPKLKDCTLTLEDRVAVLTFQRDDVRNALTGTALAEDIITTVNWVNSEDRVSVLVLTGAGSAFSSGGNVKEMQSQSGIFGGSPVQVQDKYRRGIQQIPLVLHKAEIPVIAAVNGPAIGAGFDLANMCDIRLASTRAKVGETFINLGITPGDGGAWFMQRLMGYQRAAELTFTGRVVEAAEALKLGIFLEVMEPEELMPRTMELARQIASKPPVTLRLTKRMMKLAQRSDLPDFLDLCACFQSFAHHTDDHVEAVNAFLEKRDPHYKGE, encoded by the coding sequence ATGCCAAAGCTCAAAGATTGCACCCTGACCCTGGAGGATAGGGTCGCAGTACTTACCTTCCAGCGTGACGACGTCCGCAACGCCCTGACCGGAACCGCGCTTGCCGAAGACATCATTACCACCGTCAACTGGGTAAACAGCGAGGACCGGGTATCCGTGCTGGTCCTGACCGGCGCGGGGTCCGCCTTCTCCTCCGGCGGCAACGTGAAGGAGATGCAGTCCCAAAGCGGCATCTTCGGCGGCTCCCCGGTGCAGGTCCAGGACAAGTACCGGCGCGGCATCCAGCAGATCCCCCTCGTGCTGCACAAGGCCGAGATCCCTGTCATCGCCGCAGTGAACGGTCCGGCCATCGGGGCCGGATTCGACCTCGCCAATATGTGCGACATCCGCCTCGCCTCCACCCGCGCCAAGGTGGGGGAGACCTTCATCAACCTGGGCATCACCCCCGGAGACGGGGGCGCGTGGTTCATGCAGAGGCTGATGGGGTACCAAAGGGCCGCGGAGCTCACCTTCACCGGCCGTGTCGTTGAGGCCGCAGAGGCGCTCAAGCTCGGCATCTTCCTGGAGGTTATGGAGCCGGAAGAGCTGATGCCGCGCACCATGGAGCTCGCGCGCCAGATCGCCTCCAAGCCGCCGGTGACCCTGAGGCTCACCAAGCGCATGATGAAGCTGGCCCAGAGAAGCGACCTCCCCGATTTCCTCGACCTCTGCGCCTGCTTCCAGTCCTTTGCGCACCACACCGATGACCACGTCGAGGCGGTGAACGCCTTCCTCGAAAAAAGAGATCCGCACTACAAGGGGGAATGA